TCACCCCTTGCACCCAGGGGTGCTGCAGCACTTGGGCAGCGCTCAGTCTGTTCTTGGCGTCCCGCACCAGCAGCTTGGAGATGAGGTCTTTGGCACCGGATGAAATGTGAGCCCAGTCCTTCTCTGGAAAGTCATACTTCCCTTCCTGGATGCTCTCAAACAGCATGTTCTGCAGGGGTACACAGAGAGGGCGATGAATGAAAATGAACAGGTATTTGGTAAACCGCTACCATATCACATTGCATtgtgtgtgaagaaaaaaatccaATCTATGCATGCTTATTAAATTGGATGGGTATGCTTTCAATATGTAGCAAAGTGTGATTTCAAATACTAATTACCAATTTGGCTTGGATTAAACAGTTTTGTAATCCAGTTCCCATAACCAAAACACACACCTTTGCTTAGTTATGATCGCATTTGCATAAATCCAGGGGGAGGGCAGTATAGGGACAGTTTACCTGGCATGAATGGCAGGCCTCGCCCCAATCCCAGCCGCAGTCATCCCCACAGCGGCCCACGAAAGGGGGGTACCCACTCAACATGATATACAGGATGACCCCAAGGCTCCAGAGGTCACAGCGTTTGTCGTAGATGCTAGCTTCCTCATTGAAGGCCTCCACTACCTCAGGGGCCATATATTCAGCAGAGCCGCACTGCAGAgatacagagaggagacaccgTCATCCAATGGCCAAGCTCCACCCATACTCAAGAAAGACTAATTGTTAGTGCTCAAGTCACCTGATTTCAGGTTCTGTACTTTCCCCTAAACTACTCAAGTTTTACAAACCAAATCTCTTGAGATTTtcgtttatatataaaaaaaaaaaaaaaaaaaaaaaaacagcagatggATTCTTGGAAAACGCGCCAAGCCTGCATCCAGCAGCGCTCCCCCTGTTCCTCAATGCCTTGTTTCTGGGGCACACAGGGACATAGTCACCTAACTAAGCACCCTGCCTGTTCAGATTCAAACACACGGCCGTGCCTCCAACTCCAGGGCTAGGGCCGCTAAAGATTCAATTATGACATCTCCCAAAAAAACGAGGCCAAATGCCTGCTGGGTTCCCAAAGAGGATTGACTGCTCTGACCGTGAATAAACCTGAGCCAATTTGTTACATAAAAACACCAACTGCTGCTTTTCTGGAATTTTCTAAGGATGGGAGGGGGGGAAGGGGGTTAGATTAGCAGAGAGATGAAGGGAGGGTGGGTCAGGAGATCAGCAGGGGTTTGTGCAAGGTCAGGTGGAGTTAGAAGGAACCCAACAGCTGAGTAGATTATGTTAAAGTGTACAACCCTCTGCTCAATTAATGACAATTATTTAGTCTATACTTCCCTGCCTAGGAGGGAATCAGATTAAAATggattttggggaaaaaaataaaaaaacattcaggtggcttattttatttatggtgTAAAATACAAAAGGCTGTAAAACACTCTCCTCTCAGATACAGTCTGTTTGCTCAGTCCAGGCTCTATTGTGAGCATGCAACAGCTGTCCACCGGCTGCACCCTCTTAACTTCAATGTATCGGAATTTCCCCAGACAATACTCCCAGTGTCATACCAACTAGCCCCAGAATGCTGATTCTTAATCCCACTGTTCACTGCACAGAGACGCTCAAGGCTACTGATGAATCTGTCCAACGAGGGCCTCCAAAATAACTCTTAAACTGATTCAGGGACTAAAATTGGAAGAAAACTGCACTATAAAACCCACACCTGCtctggagaggtcagcagagaAAACATGGCAACTGCAAGATTGATGGTATAAAAAGTGAAACATCAAACCCATGCAATAGACAATATCACAAAGCAGGAAAacagtaacttttttttttttttttttttaatctgcaaaCCCCCATCCCCTTTAGACACATGTCTCCCTGTCCCCCTCTCCTGTAGTGAAACAATTGCCACAACAGTGTGTGCCTGGGGGAGCCGATACAGATACAGGTCTCCCACACTTAAGGCTGGCAGATCAAGTTTCTCTGGTCTCTCTTGCAGTTGCCCTGCCAGCAGCTGATGTTTGTACATTAAGCAGGCGCTACTGGGCCTGGAGCCTCACTGGCTCTGTTCCAGGACAAAAAATGCGAGGGAGGGGGGTGGGTGAGGGGTGGGGAGGCTACAACAgcaggcaaagaaaaaaaaaaaaaaaaaaaaaaaaaaaaaaaaaaagtctttaaGTGTCATGTTCTCAGTCCAGAATACAGAATTACAATCCAGAGGGGCCTGCAGTATACAGCATAAATGTTCTCTTATTATTCTTCCTTCGAGAATTTGAGCTTTCCcttacacattttttaaataaagcctTTGGTTGAATGCAGCTAACCTCCCCAGCCTTTGACAAGAAGGCTTGAGGTACAAAAACAATACTGTCCACATCCGAGGGCCAACTGAAGCCTGCACAAGCTGCCAGTTCAACTTTTAACTATGCTTGCATCATGCAGGTAGAGGTTGCTTTTGCGAATGTATACAGGAACCAACTGACAGGATGCGATtctcaataaattaaaccacttGGGACGTGGGGGCTTTCCTACTCATGTGGTTAGTCAGGCCACTATGGTGCACGTGACAGCCTCATCAGTTTTATCAGTGTGTTAACTGTGCACACACTGTCGGCTAGATAAGCGCGTCACACATCAGGTGGTGCATACAGGAACACTTGctttgttcaaacagctgtcagGGCGCTGCACACAGGCAGGAAGCTGGTTTCCCCACAAGTAACTTGTCAATTCTCGGAACTTTCAATTCAAGGAAACCCACAAACCAACCTCCCCCCTCCcagtttaaagttttacaagtAAAATAACTTTCAGTGTTCAACTTTTTGGCCTAGTCTTCAAAAGTTAGAATACTGTAAGCTCACAATTTGGTGGTTATGGAGGGCTGAGttcaaatgtattctgaaaCTCTCAATTTTCATAGTCTGCTTTGTGGCAGTCATTTTTGTGCAAATCTCACCCATCAGTCATGTACAGCAGTTGTGCTCCATTTCAAAATAGTTGCTCTGACTCTAAATCTGTGACTTTGCACGCTCTCAAGTTAGAAGGCAGAGGTCTACCAGTTTCTTTGTCTGTTCATTTATCCAACAATCTGAACAGCACATTCTGATCGAATGTTGATAAACTAATCAAAAACAAGATATTTTGATCTCCAGTTGCTCAAAATTATGCTGGCCTTCAAAAGCTTCCTCATAACACCAGATTGGTAGACACACAGTTAATCTCTAACCCCAGCAGAGCGAAAACAAAACACGGATAAGATCAGCCCTGTGACCAAGACAAACAAGCCAGAGCGCATGAGCAGCCCAGGTCCTGGCCTTGCTGTCACCCCACGCTCTGCCTGCCTCCTGCATTCACAACCAATCACCAGGCAGTTACTAGGCAGTGGGCAGCATTGTTTTTGTCTAATAGAAGCCTGCCCACAGCTCTGAACAGCCGTTattataaaaaaaggaaaaaaaaaaaaaaaaaaggaaaaaagcagaCAAGCAGCTTGCTATGGGAGacggttacaggctgcagtagCAAACTTGAAAGCAATTCAAGGTTTGAGATTTTGGGGTGACTTCAGAGTAATAGGGGGGGGGGAGGTGACTGCAGACAGTACTTTTAGAACAGCAAATCAAAGGCgcatgatttattattttgcagtCCCATTACCTCTTAAAGAACCACATATTTGGAGCCTGCAAAAATTACTATGCTCACCATGTTAAAATCCATGCCATACAGATCAAGTCTGTTAAAGAaccctgcttttttttttttgcagagcaCAAGATATGGAAATTTCTTtgggggttaaaaaaaaataaaaaatacttctgTGCATCCTGCTATTTTACAAATCCTCCCTTGAGTAAAGAAATCTTCAGCAATTGAATCCCATTTTCATGACATGCTATGACATTAAGCTGATGGTAAAACGTACTTGTCAAAGCAGGCCTCTCCTTTCCTTAAGAAAGACAAGAGAGCAGAAAGGGAGCAATATCCCCCCCCTGGATTTTCCACTGGTGAGCAAATAAGGTAACTCACATGTCTGTAACTATAAGGGACCAAATACTACACTGCAGTCATGCAGTCTTACTATTAAAGACCCACAAATAGGCTTAAGGCATGAAGCCCAATGAGGAATGAACCAGGTCAGATTACACGGCACCCATGTATCTCACCACCCTGCCACTGCCCACCTGCTGTAGCATATCAATCACCCTGGTCACCAGAGTACTAAAGAAACCAAATTGAGCAGATCTATAGGTTTTGAAGATTCAAGACTCAAATAGTCCCCTTTTCATCACTATATTCAGGCAATATGAAGTGagaagtgttatttattttttttaaagctagaGCAAGTTTCCTTTCAAGAGCCCCCCAAAAGTTTCAAAATGTGTCCACTGTGAAGTAACCTGTGCctgatttttgtttgtattactAACTGCCTGGCTGATGAAAACTGGaaaccaccacacacacaccttatcAATCGCATACTGCACCCATTATGCTGTCGTGGATGATATAAGAGTGAAGAGTGCATGGATTGTCTCATAATGGAACTAGATTCAATAGCGGTTTCATGGTAAATAGCCTGTCAATGACAGTGACATTTAATTCTATGAACCAAGTGAGCAGGAGCCATTGAACCTTCTgaaaacaaccccccccaccttcCCTGTCCAATGAGAACCAGTCCCTGACTGACCCCACCACTGGGACCACCAACCTTTGCAAAGAGAAGTGTACTGGAAAAAGTCTGCTTATGACGGACACAATCTGATCGTTCTCTTCTGACCACACATAACCCCAGCAGACACTTACCGGTGTGAGCAGTTCAGGGGTGGAGATAGGAGAGCTGTCGCTGTTCAGCTTGATTCCACTGCCTAGGTCAAAATCGCAGATCTTCACAGGCAAGATCTGAGGGAGAAAAGACCAGAAAAACACTTAGCAGCTGTTTTGCTGAAAGGCAGAGTTCTCAGTTTCTGTATACCAGATGAGTTACTGGGAGTCTTGACATGCACTTTGTGAGGAATGGGCACTTCCACTGTAGCTCTTATTTTTGATTGCTTATGAATAATTGCATTAGAACCTTGTTAAAAATGTACTCCTATGGTCTTCTTCATGAAGAACAATCCCCAACCCCCTCTCCCCCTGCGTGCTTTAATCCAATGAAGACACTCACCCTGTCCTCGTGCTCACACAGTATGTTTTCTGGCTTGAGGTCTCTGTGAGCCATTCCTGCAACAACACCATCAGAACAGGTGTCAAACCGATTGCttggtggggaggggggtaaTAATTAAAATTTGTTTGGGGCAGAAGGggttaaaaccaaaacaatgcTTTTCTATTATACTTATTCTCAGATACAtacaggataagcagtttttgCATGATATGATTAACCAGAACACGCAGCTAGTTTGGGTGTTGCATCTTAAGAGTTCATATTCCAtgcaaaaaaacatgtaatagtGTTGGGCTTTCTTGAAGCAAATAAATTGACTTCATATATTCATTAACTTTGTGCATTCTGTAATCTCTAATTATGTAATCTCTATGTAAGAGCTATACTGAAAGCTGGAGGGGGgcgcatttttaatatttacgaATCTCTTATTGTAGGTAAATGTCTGCTAAGCATACTTGACAGGGGCGTTGAAAGAATAGCTTCCGAGTACAATGCTGGTTATCTCCCTAGTGCTGAGAAAGCTAATTTCTGAGCACCTGCTAAGGCTCAGCCATTCATGGGGGGGGTGGCTGGGGACTTGAGACTTCAGCAGCCTAGTAAAATGACAGTGGCTTCTGGTGAAGTTGGGGGAAGTACAGTACCTTTGTTGTGCAGGAAGTCAAGCGCACTCGCAATGTCCTGCACCACAACACTGGCTTCCTGCTCATTAAAGTGCCGTCTCTTATGGATGTGAGTCAGGATGGAGCCTAGAACACACAAGTACACCACAAACTTCATAACAGGCTCATAACCAGCTTAAACCAGTTCACTCGGCAGCATTACTTCACTCTGCGGTGATATTGCAAAACGAGAGTAGTCAAAACTATAAGCAAATTCTCTCCACAATTCTATATCCTAGCCATCTACTTGCTGAAGCCGAGTGTTTGGATGGTATCATGTATGTACCAGATGAGGAATAAGCCTCTCAGCTATTTACACTCACATGATGACTGTTCAAACAAGAACAAGGATAATAAATCAGAGATAAACTAGTCCTTGAGGGTTTGGTGCACACTGCAAAATGACCTAACCTGTTATTTACGAGTTCTCCAGATTAAGTTGAATGGCATGCAATGTTGTCTAAAGCAAAaagttatataaaaaaaggCACAAAATTACATTGCACATAAGGTTATTACATAGGCTGAAGCAAATCCTTTATTATGGTTAGAATACAAATTCTGCACTTTTCAGATGAGGTATTACCATCACTAATTTGGACCATTGAAATGTCACAATTCCAGACCATTAACATGCTACATGTACAAAAGCATGACCCCCTTTATTTGCCACAGCACTGAGCTCAAGGCCAGGAATGAAACTTACAACAGCTGCTGCATCTCTAATACAATGAGAACAATTTCAAAGGAAACTGGTTTTCAATTACTAGTATTGACAGGACCATTTGTATAGGCGTTCCACATAGAACTATAATAAAGAGTGACCTGTTCGAAGCAGCTGATGGATCTATTTTTCTTGGCCGACTTGTTCAAGGACCAGTTCATACACAAAACTGATTCTGGAAAAGACTGAGCATTGCCAGAAATCcagaagagaaaaacagaatTTTTTGGACTATTGGAATGTCAGCCACTCACCTCCTCTCAGCTTTTCAAACACCAGGTAAAACTTATCCTCCTCCTCAAAGAACTCTACCAGTTCCAGGATATTTCTAAGAAGCAGAAGAGAACAACCGCCAAAGTGTGAGGGTCATCTACAATTGACAGCAAACCCCTATCTAAGGAGGACACAAACTCAAATAAACACTGCCTGTGAAGTCACCTTAGGCATTACAAAATGGTCTCATCTGGATATTTTCTCAGTATTGAGGTGTCTGTAAGCAATACATTACTGGTTACTGTATTAAAGCAATTGTGAGCCAATGCCTGAGACACCTAGATTCCTTAACTATATTCCATAGTCctctaaaataaaatcttgactTAAGTCCTAGCATTTCTTTCACTTATGCGTTCGCTATTTTAAACCTTGACTCCTGACATGCATGTCCAATCAGTGTCGGCCGCTTTGAAAACAGGCTGACGATCCACCAGAGGGATTCAGCCTCTTGTGGAAAATGCTGGACCCTGATCACACAACCACTCCGCACTGCAAAGCAGCTAGGCTGAAGTTATGTTTGGCTGGCATTTAAGCTGCAGAGTATGATAAAGGAAGCCAGATGTTCATTAGCAGCGATTTAGTGGCCACGATTATAGGCTTTTCTTTTGTGAAGAGGCCATTGGAGCCTTCTTTTGTTGGGGTTTCAATTTTAAAGGTCAAACGTAAGTTTGTGGCATTAAGGCAAGTCCAGATCCAGACACTGGCAGCGTGGTTCGAACTGTACATTGTCATACCTGTGACCCTGGCACTGGTAGAGCATCTCCACCTCTCTGAACACGCGGCCGCGACTGTGACCCGGCCTCTTCTCAATGATCTGAAACGCACAGGACAGCAGGGTCAGAGCACTGACAGAGCAGCTTGAACCACAGAGAATTCACATTGCTTTCTAAACAAATGCATGTATCCATTTCAAATAAATCCCCCTAGTTTGGAACACTTGATCAGAACTAGCCATTTCTGAATGGCTCAAATAAGGCAGAATGCTGTAATTCCCCCTCCCCCCAGTTTCTCTGCTCCTTTATTCCCCAGATATTAGAGCAGCACTGCTACTGATCTTGTATACAGCAAACATTACTTCTGGGCTTCTCCCAAGCGAAGACTTTCTGAAGCAGCAAAGTAAGATTCTGCACAAGGCTCTGTATAAACAGGGTACAGCTGCATCCAACATTGGTGATGAAATGGGTAAAAACTATGTATAACCTTTTAGATCAGACATGCATCTCAGCCCACTTCCTACACAAATTGTGAATAGATTCCTTTTGCGGTGAGAACTTTCACCTTGCTATGCAAATTTCCAACTTAAATGAACAGCTTAAATTAAGTCTAAATGCTTAAAAatgaaacatacaaaataaacatgcataTCAAAGCCGATTACAATATTCCAGACTGAAATCGGTACTGGAGGTGAACGGAAAGAAGGTTCAGAATCTTTCTAAATATAAACTCAAAACAAGACCAATAACCTGCCTCATAGGGTTTACAAGAACTGGTAAAGAAACCATAACTTCATATTGTCTTTACACTACAAAGATGCATGGAAACTTTGTTCCCCCTACAAACATCACAGCTCAAAAACAGTAGGCAACATCTGTTTATCACATCTCAAAGAGCTAATTTCAATTTTCTATTGGTTTTCTTTTCCTATCAAAGCACCATTGTCTAAATGTACATGTTGTTCTCCCCACAAACTGGATTAGGCTGCCATTGTAAAGAGGCATGAACACACAATACCATCTAGGATTAGCAGACGGGACACTGGCTGTATTTATGTACACAAAAAAACGGCAGCACCGCTCCAGAGATATCCGACTCAGCACCCCAACCATGCTGCTCTCTGTATGAATCAGTGTGGCAGTGAACAATACAGCCAGCTACCAAAGCAGCTTCCTTGGATTGCACCCCGTCCCTCGTCCACACTGCGATGAGTATCAGTTTATGATCTGATCAAGGTTTATAGGTGCCTGTATCCAAAGTACAGtcagaaaacaaaagcagcaaGAGCCTGAGACTGTAGAGCAAAAAGGAAGGGACAGATTTTTGTCAGTAAGTGTACTCTGCACAGCTCTGCGCTGTTTGGATTTTACAGCACTGCGTCTTCGGATAGCTGCTCTCAAGAGTCTTGAGCTAGCACTTCTCCTGGTAATAAATCTTCACTCTAGCTTGTAGAGGGGGGAGGGGAACAAAAAGGACTACCAGACCCAGCCACAGGTTTCAACGCTTCTAAACACAAGCCAGCAATCTGTATTCAGCTCCAGGTTGAGGCAGGCTAGGCTGGCTTTTTTTTGTCTGCAGTCTGGCTTTTGTTACGATTGCACCACCAACCCCCATTGAGAAAGGGAGGGACTGATGACATCTGTTcactctcccctccccccagtCCATTAGCTGCCCCAAAACCTGCATCCCTAGGGCTCTGCTTCTGAAAATATCAGCATGGGCTCACGGGGAGctggaacaaaacaaacattcccACAGTGGATCTGAGACAGTTATAAGTCTAAATAACCCAATTTAATTCTAGAAGCTACTGTACAAGTAAATAGGAGCCAATAGTTGTATGAATTACACAAACATGAAACTGATTACAATGATTGCATTATAAAAACATGTGGTTGTTCCCTTAAacttacaatttaatttattcttGCTTATTGACACTGACAGGGTGCATTCATTTAATGCAATGCATCATCAGCAACTGCCTACATTCTCTGCTAAAGTCATTTCAAAGactaaaacaagaacaaacaagtCAAACAGAAACCACTTTAACATTATGCCACAAATGAGTATATTATATAACCTCTCAGGGCTAAATAAGAAAAGTaaactattaaaaatacaaGATTTTTTGTTGCACAACAAGAAATTCCTAAAGGTAGGCCTATTTCACAAAACAAATTGAGAACAGCTGGCCCattctatatatacatacacagacatcgggggtgggggggtgggcagGAGGAAAGCTTTGCATAAACACCTCCAGTCACAACCCCAGCCCCCACCTTCTTTGTGTTTTGGCACAGATGCCTGTACATAATGTTCCCGCTATTGGACGGCCCACCATCAAATAGGGATTACACACAGGGGGGAGGTCCCCGCCCCCTCATTCTTATTGGCTGGCCTTCTGTGCAGGCAGCAACAATAATAAAGGAAGTTTCTGTGCTGAGTTAGCAGGGCAGGGGGCTATAGCGCAAAGAAAAAACCAAACCCTGGCTCGCCCCATTGGGGAAAACTGCAACCAACATGCACACCAGAGCTCTCGAAATGAACCGTAGCTGTCCATAAAGTGGCAGCAGGCAACAAGAGGGCAAAATTTAACCAGCCAGTTTAAACACTTTCAGAGATTTATTTGGTTG
This sequence is a window from Amia ocellicauda isolate fAmiCal2 chromosome 22, fAmiCal2.hap1, whole genome shotgun sequence. Protein-coding genes within it:
- the mknk2b gene encoding MAP kinase-interacting serine/threonine-protein kinase 2b, producing the protein MVQNKITEITGFHRSFKGQNPFESDDFTKTGSHLLETAFNFDCPTRPDMPSSQPIDIPDAKKRNKKKKRCRATDSFSGRFEDVYRLQEEVLGEGAYARVQTCINLITNKEYAVKIIEKRPGHSRGRVFREVEMLYQCQGHRNILELVEFFEEEDKFYLVFEKLRGGSILTHIHKRRHFNEQEASVVVQDIASALDFLHNKGMAHRDLKPENILCEHEDRILPVKICDFDLGSGIKLNSDSSPISTPELLTPCGSAEYMAPEVVEAFNEEASIYDKRCDLWSLGVILYIMLSGYPPFVGRCGDDCGWDWGEACHSCQNMLFESIQEGKYDFPEKDWAHISSGAKDLISKLLVRDAKNRLSAAQVLQHPWVQGCAPNTLPTPILLQRNSSAKDLTFFAAEAVAVNRQLAQREESDTDDQPPHVVTATSCSMRLSPPSQSRLAKRRQRNSLLKGAPVSATELHQLLAPLVIVGNCV